In Synechococcus sp. Nb3U1, one DNA window encodes the following:
- a CDS encoding DUF3364 domain-containing protein codes for MPQNIEDIKDHARLFQDPDYQALFQTKRSFEDAPSPEEVARVAE; via the coding sequence ATGCCACAGAATATCGAAGACATCAAAGATCATGCCCGCCTGTTTCAGGATCCCGACTACCAGGCTCTGTTTCAAACCAAGCGCTCCTTTGAAGATGCCCCCAGCCCAGAGGAGGTGGCGCGAGTGGCGGAATGA
- a CDS encoding sensor histidine kinase, which yields MVQSVPHYSDGSEATVPLVALQTTLQQMREQTDAKLLIQLTLDYVGAVFVAPLIWLALYDYQNHQLVGQGGVTLLEDQTLLRAVHPLQPGEIMEQVVIEQRPISLPDMSQEPRMGIWQREAKRLGGIQGCLIHPIRSQRRCLGVLMLGSQVWGITTSEEEKALLGILLGQLAASLQQLESAWKQQTEKRLEDPLLALGIAMRQAGSLQERVSLVMQELQSFIGAVRVQVYWHERGQGQFSPHVTASKASPPAKGAKTAATPARDGSLPLRELGDMYYTLADGQVVVANDATGTTRSEITPKLMQQLRAQAVLAAPILLQKDLLGFICVESDVPRTWQDIERQLVAAAGNWLALATPLEGLDRMVRQLANDQEFVQQVARSVYSQADLQQALQQAVIGLGQRLKASAVVVLMLDPSTQTPRLFYEYRSEGKQPLPKQFNPLSEQDWGDLLRNEVLVAENYDQDLRLLSWRQEFAALGTRSLMLTYTGHVGETHAAPIEGLILVMHQQLRAWSREERQLLRGIAQQLGVVLRQSQLEESRQRQAQLLNGLSTTCLTLQNLSTLPEIYNTTAQQTAQLLGIPLALVVSWRPGASHGQLQPPFATASEIRPTGPTEIDLQDPLLAYALQSVEPLPLTHEQIPPTSRTWLNSVGLGSWLLMPLGSGADLLAPLGVLILGAEGGKVWDPYERAAVMLIAQTCCWTLRRLLWIHTLQERQEVLNELNWYKHRRLLDMQNTLLENLRRLGQVPETPGDEATRWQKVVEIGRGLRDLTTHTGPLLQSESWQVQPESMTVPLAALVRKGLRRLEGLTQKRKLWPRAHGDMGIAVQGDPGRLEMILWEVLAAAALRSPEGGRLDLWSQTSDGYVELLVVDQGSFDPNLMAALQLDPEMVIYADPLLKSPLTVSPGLELGLCQRVVQRMGGQLSFYQSSDGRYVSRLLLPVGSEEISPVS from the coding sequence ATGGTTCAGTCTGTTCCCCACTATTCGGATGGCTCTGAGGCAACAGTGCCCCTGGTAGCCCTGCAAACCACGTTGCAGCAGATGCGGGAGCAGACAGACGCCAAGCTGTTGATTCAGCTCACCCTCGATTACGTCGGGGCTGTGTTTGTGGCACCGCTGATTTGGCTGGCTCTTTACGACTACCAAAATCACCAGTTGGTGGGCCAGGGTGGGGTCACCCTCCTCGAAGATCAGACCCTGTTGCGAGCGGTGCATCCCCTACAGCCGGGGGAGATTATGGAGCAGGTGGTGATTGAGCAGCGCCCAATCAGTCTGCCGGATATGTCGCAGGAGCCGCGCATGGGCATCTGGCAGCGGGAGGCGAAGCGATTGGGCGGGATCCAGGGCTGTTTGATCCACCCGATTCGCAGCCAACGGCGGTGCCTGGGGGTACTGATGCTGGGATCCCAAGTGTGGGGCATTACCACCAGCGAAGAAGAAAAAGCCCTCCTGGGCATCCTGCTGGGGCAGTTGGCGGCCTCGTTGCAACAGTTGGAGAGCGCCTGGAAACAGCAGACGGAAAAGCGCCTTGAGGATCCCCTCCTTGCCCTCGGAATCGCCATGCGCCAGGCGGGATCCCTGCAGGAGCGGGTCAGCCTAGTGATGCAGGAGTTGCAGTCTTTCATCGGTGCTGTGCGCGTTCAGGTGTATTGGCACGAGCGCGGCCAAGGGCAGTTTAGTCCCCATGTCACAGCCTCCAAAGCCAGCCCACCCGCGAAAGGAGCCAAAACTGCGGCAACCCCGGCTCGTGATGGCAGCCTGCCCCTGCGGGAACTGGGGGATATGTACTACACCCTCGCCGATGGGCAGGTGGTGGTGGCCAACGATGCCACAGGGACGACTCGCTCTGAGATCACCCCCAAGTTGATGCAGCAGCTACGGGCCCAGGCGGTCTTAGCGGCCCCGATTTTGCTGCAAAAAGACCTGCTCGGGTTTATCTGTGTTGAGTCAGATGTGCCCCGTACCTGGCAAGACATCGAGCGGCAATTGGTGGCAGCCGCCGGGAACTGGTTGGCCTTGGCTACTCCTCTGGAAGGGCTAGATCGCATGGTGCGACAGTTAGCCAACGACCAAGAGTTTGTGCAACAAGTGGCCCGCTCCGTTTACAGTCAGGCGGATCTGCAACAGGCTCTACAGCAGGCCGTCATCGGCTTAGGTCAACGCTTGAAAGCTAGTGCCGTGGTCGTGTTGATGCTGGATCCCAGCACACAAACCCCACGCCTGTTTTACGAGTATCGCAGCGAGGGCAAACAGCCCCTGCCCAAGCAATTCAACCCCTTGAGCGAACAAGACTGGGGGGATCTGCTGCGCAACGAGGTACTGGTGGCGGAAAACTACGACCAAGATCTGCGCCTGCTTTCTTGGCGGCAGGAATTTGCGGCCTTAGGCACCCGTTCCCTGATGCTCACCTACACCGGCCATGTCGGCGAAACCCATGCTGCCCCCATCGAAGGGCTGATCCTGGTCATGCACCAACAGTTGCGGGCTTGGAGCCGCGAAGAACGGCAACTGCTGCGGGGGATCGCCCAACAACTGGGAGTGGTTTTGCGCCAAAGCCAATTGGAGGAATCCCGGCAGCGACAAGCGCAACTGCTGAACGGGCTAAGCACCACCTGCTTAACTCTACAAAATCTATCCACCCTGCCGGAGATCTACAACACCACTGCTCAACAAACCGCCCAATTGCTGGGGATCCCTTTGGCCCTGGTGGTCAGTTGGCGGCCAGGAGCCAGCCACGGCCAATTGCAACCTCCCTTTGCCACGGCTTCCGAGATTCGCCCCACCGGCCCCACCGAGATTGATCTGCAGGATCCCTTACTGGCTTACGCGCTGCAATCGGTAGAGCCCCTGCCCCTAACCCACGAGCAGATCCCCCCCACCAGCCGCACCTGGTTAAATTCCGTTGGCTTGGGATCCTGGCTGCTCATGCCTTTGGGCTCTGGGGCGGATTTGTTGGCTCCTTTGGGGGTTTTGATCTTGGGGGCAGAAGGGGGCAAAGTTTGGGATCCCTATGAGCGGGCGGCAGTGATGTTGATCGCCCAAACCTGCTGCTGGACGCTACGGCGCTTGCTTTGGATCCACACTCTACAGGAGCGGCAGGAGGTGCTGAATGAATTGAACTGGTATAAGCATCGCCGTCTGCTGGATATGCAAAATACCCTCTTGGAGAACCTGCGTCGCCTTGGTCAGGTGCCGGAAACTCCTGGTGACGAAGCCACGCGCTGGCAGAAGGTGGTGGAGATCGGCAGAGGCTTACGGGATTTGACCACCCACACGGGGCCGCTGTTGCAGTCAGAGTCTTGGCAGGTGCAGCCGGAGTCGATGACGGTGCCCCTGGCGGCTTTGGTTCGCAAAGGGTTGCGCCGACTAGAGGGCCTCACCCAGAAACGCAAGCTGTGGCCGCGGGCCCATGGGGATATGGGTATCGCTGTCCAGGGGGATCCAGGACGGTTGGAGATGATCCTCTGGGAGGTATTGGCAGCAGCAGCTCTGCGCAGCCCGGAAGGGGGGCGGCTAGATCTGTGGAGCCAAACTAGCGATGGCTATGTAGAACTGTTGGTGGTGGATCAGGGCAGCTTTGATCCCAACCTGATGGCGGCACTACAGTTAGATCCGGAAATGGTAATCTACGCGGATCCCTTACTCAAGTCTCCCCTCACTGTCAGTCCGGGTCTGGAGCTGGGACTGTGTCAACGGGTGGTACAGCGGATGGGGGGGCAGCTCTCCTTTTATCAATCTTCCGATGGGCGTTACGTCTCTCGCCTTCTCTTGCCGGTGGGCAGTGAGGAGATCAGCCCAGTAAGCTGA
- the nifV gene encoding homocitrate synthase, with product MKPSIILNDTTLRDGEQAAGVAFQIPEKISIAALLDALGVPEIEVGIPAMGAVETEAIRAIVSLGLRAQLLGWNRAVPTDILASIRCGLKRVHISVPVSDLQIAVKFGGDRSRLLNQLRQSVQMATGQGLWVSVGAEDASRATLEQVIELARQSQAWGAQRFRYCDTVGILDPFSTYDQISRLVQAIDIPVEMHTHDDLGMATANALAGIRAGATAVNTTVNGLGERAGNAPLEEVVMALRHSAGIDVGIDTCRLRELSQQVIRATGTPLPPWKAIVGDNAFAHESGIHAAGVLRDPQTYEPFPPEVVGSQRRLVLGKHSGRHLLLQVLQEQGIPLAQIPAGHLEALLEQVRQHVTQSKQPIPIAELVQWVQHTLQHTFKEPHSDVF from the coding sequence ATGAAACCCTCCATCATTCTCAACGACACCACCCTGCGGGATGGCGAGCAAGCGGCGGGTGTGGCGTTTCAAATTCCCGAGAAAATCTCTATTGCTGCCCTTCTAGATGCCCTTGGTGTGCCCGAGATCGAAGTGGGGATCCCGGCCATGGGTGCTGTGGAAACTGAAGCCATCCGCGCCATCGTCAGCCTGGGGCTGCGGGCCCAGTTGCTGGGCTGGAACCGGGCGGTGCCCACCGATATTTTGGCCTCCATTCGCTGCGGCCTGAAGCGGGTTCACATTTCAGTGCCTGTGTCGGATCTCCAGATCGCTGTCAAGTTTGGTGGAGATCGCTCGCGGCTGCTCAACCAACTGCGCCAATCTGTGCAGATGGCCACCGGGCAGGGGCTGTGGGTATCGGTCGGGGCGGAAGATGCCAGTCGAGCCACCCTTGAGCAAGTGATCGAGCTGGCTCGTCAGTCCCAAGCTTGGGGGGCGCAACGCTTTCGCTACTGCGACACAGTGGGCATTTTGGATCCCTTTAGCACTTACGACCAGATCAGCCGTCTGGTACAAGCCATCGACATTCCCGTCGAGATGCACACCCACGATGATCTGGGTATGGCCACCGCCAACGCCCTGGCCGGGATCCGCGCCGGAGCTACCGCCGTCAACACTACCGTCAACGGCCTGGGGGAACGGGCCGGGAATGCCCCCCTCGAAGAAGTGGTGATGGCCCTGCGCCACAGCGCCGGAATTGATGTAGGCATTGATACCTGTCGCCTGCGGGAGCTATCTCAACAGGTGATCCGGGCCACGGGTACCCCCCTACCCCCCTGGAAGGCCATCGTGGGCGACAATGCCTTTGCCCACGAATCCGGGATCCACGCGGCAGGTGTCCTACGGGATCCGCAAACCTACGAGCCTTTTCCCCCCGAAGTGGTGGGCAGCCAGCGCCGCCTAGTGTTGGGCAAACACTCGGGTCGACATCTGCTATTGCAGGTGCTTCAGGAGCAAGGGATCCCGCTGGCGCAAATCCCAGCGGGGCATCTGGAAGCGCTTTTGGAACAGGTACGCCAGCACGTCACCCAGTCCAAGCAGCCCATCCCAATCGCCGAACTGGTTCAGTGGGTTCAGCACACCCTACAGCACACTTTCAAGGAGCCTCACTCCGATGTCTTCTAA
- a CDS encoding MFS transporter produces MEARDPSSILWAQVFGLAAIQGAIALTWVIYNLYLPNLLVDMGLAAGLATGLLIIENLLGAVMEPLMGSFSDQTQRWLGSRFPFVSVGVILSAACFIAIPAVAFLGADAADWMRSLLVFFLVAWAVCMTIFRSPALSLLGRYAFSSGLPQAASILTLVGGVAGAMGPLASGFILDLGPWVAFGVGSAVLLLAALALRLANPGQTVHDKDSDAGEAAPFVWWGLIWVFGAGVGVGLGFRMLMTAFPQVLAAQAPQANVGWVLGSIFLSLALTAVPMGSLASRWGNQRAMAIGLGLMGGLLALTLLSGSTLLAVIIALCIGATFSLVSNGSIPFALSMVPAARAGLGTGIYFSGGAVASSLFGLLFAQAKFEPTVLALIGVVAFLAAGFCVICSRPLH; encoded by the coding sequence ATGGAAGCCCGGGATCCCAGCTCGATTTTGTGGGCGCAGGTGTTTGGCTTGGCCGCTATCCAGGGAGCCATCGCGCTGACCTGGGTAATTTATAACCTTTACTTGCCCAACCTGTTGGTGGACATGGGCTTGGCGGCAGGTTTGGCCACGGGCCTGTTGATTATTGAGAATCTGCTGGGGGCGGTGATGGAGCCCCTGATGGGCAGTTTTTCCGACCAAACCCAACGCTGGTTGGGCAGTCGTTTTCCCTTCGTATCGGTGGGGGTGATCCTCTCAGCGGCTTGTTTTATCGCCATCCCAGCGGTGGCTTTTTTGGGGGCCGATGCAGCGGATTGGATGCGATCTCTGCTCGTCTTTTTTTTGGTGGCCTGGGCCGTGTGCATGACGATCTTCCGCAGCCCGGCACTGTCCCTGTTGGGACGTTATGCTTTTTCGTCGGGGTTGCCTCAGGCAGCCAGTATTTTGACCTTAGTGGGTGGTGTAGCGGGAGCGATGGGGCCATTGGCTAGTGGGTTCATTTTGGATCTGGGGCCTTGGGTAGCCTTCGGGGTAGGCTCAGCGGTGTTGCTCTTGGCGGCTCTGGCGTTGCGCCTCGCCAATCCTGGCCAAACGGTTCATGACAAAGACTCGGATGCGGGCGAAGCAGCTCCTTTTGTCTGGTGGGGGTTGATCTGGGTGTTCGGGGCCGGGGTAGGGGTAGGGCTGGGCTTTCGCATGTTGATGACGGCTTTCCCGCAGGTGTTGGCCGCACAAGCACCGCAAGCGAATGTAGGCTGGGTGCTGGGATCCATCTTCCTAAGCCTGGCATTGACGGCGGTACCGATGGGTTCTTTGGCCAGTCGCTGGGGTAACCAACGGGCAATGGCCATTGGGTTGGGTTTGATGGGTGGGTTGTTGGCCTTGACGTTGCTCAGTGGGAGTACACTACTGGCGGTTATCATTGCCCTTTGCATTGGGGCTACCTTTAGTTTGGTTTCCAATGGCAGCATTCCCTTTGCCCTGTCGATGGTACCTGCGGCGCGGGCGGGGTTGGGCACTGGCATCTATTTCAGTGGGGGGGCAGTAGCCTCTAGCCTGTTTGGCCTACTGTTTGCCCAGGCCAAGTTTGAACCTACGGTTTTGGCTTTAATCGGCGTAGTGGCCTTTCTTGCGGCGGGGTTTTGTGTAATTTGTAGCCGTCCGCTCCATTAG
- a CDS encoding NADPH-dependent FMN reductase, which yields MSTSTLQPLTVDSQTRVAEASSARFVAIGGSMRPNSSTYRALEVARREFEKLGIRLHILDLRQMNLPFVDGSESYEEYPDVAVLQETMRQADGIILASPEYHGSISGSLKNALDLLSFDQLEGKVFGLISVLGGETNSNTLNQMRLIVRWVRGWVIPDQIAIGRAWSAFDEQGNLKDENLQQRFQRFAQSLVTNTYKLCGIAVREH from the coding sequence ATGTCTACATCAACTCTTCAGCCCCTTACTGTCGATTCACAAACTAGAGTGGCAGAAGCTTCTTCGGCGCGTTTTGTGGCGATTGGGGGCAGCATGCGGCCCAATTCCTCCACCTATCGGGCTTTGGAGGTGGCGCGGCGCGAGTTCGAAAAGCTAGGGATCCGACTGCACATTCTTGATCTGCGGCAGATGAACCTGCCCTTTGTGGATGGCTCAGAATCTTATGAAGAGTATCCCGATGTAGCGGTTTTGCAGGAAACCATGCGGCAGGCGGATGGGATTATTCTGGCTAGTCCCGAATACCACGGCAGCATCAGCGGCAGCTTGAAAAACGCCCTGGATCTGTTGAGCTTCGACCAACTGGAGGGCAAAGTCTTCGGGTTGATCAGCGTTTTGGGTGGTGAAACCAACAGCAATACTCTCAACCAAATGCGTCTGATCGTGCGGTGGGTACGCGGCTGGGTGATCCCGGATCAAATTGCTATTGGTCGAGCTTGGAGCGCTTTTGATGAGCAGGGCAACCTCAAGGATGAAAACCTGCAACAACGCTTTCAACGCTTTGCCCAGAGCTTGGTGACCAACACCTACAAGTTGTGCGGCATCGCGGTTCGAGAGCATTAA
- a CDS encoding phosphatidate cytidylyltransferase, which translates to MLEFWVERLEVSPRLVVLGFYTGLAVVVYLGLGALIWLKPLPVAKKPYLTWSVLLPLIFLPLWIGANAWIALVALISVYGFKEFARGTGLYVHRIYVALVYVVIIGLALCAASGNYGLFMALPVWGAAMATALPVFTNRYEESIQRVALTIIGLVYFGWFLAHLGYLSQSHYGVGYVLYVVLATQFNDALAFLWGKLLGKTPWTRLSPKKTIEGSLMALVSSLALAYLNWPIAFPHFPVWLVGITGLLVGIGGQVGDLVMSAFKRDLGIKDFGELLPGHGGILDRVDSLLWVSPLFFHTARFFFKGDFGY; encoded by the coding sequence ATGTTGGAGTTTTGGGTAGAGAGATTAGAAGTCTCCCCTCGGCTGGTGGTGCTGGGGTTTTATACAGGCTTGGCGGTAGTTGTCTACCTAGGTTTGGGGGCATTGATCTGGCTAAAACCCTTGCCTGTGGCTAAGAAACCCTACCTAACTTGGTCGGTGTTACTGCCGCTGATCTTTCTACCGTTGTGGATCGGTGCTAACGCTTGGATTGCCCTAGTGGCTCTGATCTCCGTATACGGCTTCAAGGAATTTGCCCGTGGGACGGGCCTCTATGTCCACCGAATCTATGTGGCATTGGTTTATGTCGTTATTATTGGCCTGGCTCTGTGTGCTGCTTCCGGCAATTATGGCTTGTTCATGGCTTTGCCAGTTTGGGGAGCGGCCATGGCCACAGCCCTACCCGTATTCACCAACCGTTATGAGGAGTCGATTCAGCGGGTGGCTCTCACCATTATTGGCCTCGTTTACTTTGGTTGGTTTTTGGCCCATCTCGGCTACCTCAGCCAGTCTCACTACGGGGTGGGCTATGTGCTCTATGTGGTGCTGGCTACCCAATTTAATGATGCGTTGGCTTTCTTATGGGGTAAGTTGTTGGGTAAAACCCCTTGGACACGCCTTTCCCCCAAAAAGACGATCGAGGGATCCCTGATGGCCTTGGTTTCCAGTTTGGCACTGGCCTATTTGAACTGGCCCATCGCCTTTCCCCATTTTCCAGTTTGGCTGGTGGGGATCACCGGATTGTTGGTGGGAATCGGTGGGCAAGTGGGGGATTTGGTGATGAGTGCGTTCAAACGAGATTTGGGCATTAAAGATTTCGGTGAGTTGTTGCCCGGGCACGGTGGCATTTTGGATCGGGTGGATAGTCTGCTTTGGGTTAGCCCGCTCTTTTTCCATACAGCCCGGTTCTTCTTCAAAGGAGATTTCGGCTACTAA
- a CDS encoding nitrogenase component 1, producing MLEEIGLRVVTQFSGDGTWNEVLLSTQVKLNLIHCYRSMNYICRHMEETYGIPWLEFNFFGPTHIAESLRAIARRFDETIQAKAEAVIARYQSQSEAVIAKYRPRLEGKRVMLMVGGLRPRHVIPAFRDLGMEVIGTGYEFGHGDDYKRTTEYIDDGTLIYDDVSGYEFEEFAKKLKPDLIAAGIKEKYVFQKMALPFRQMHSWDYSGPYHGYDGFAVFARDMDLALNSPTWGLVQAPWKS from the coding sequence TTGTTGGAGGAGATCGGCCTGCGGGTGGTGACCCAGTTTTCCGGCGATGGCACCTGGAATGAGGTGTTGCTCTCCACCCAGGTAAAGCTGAACCTGATCCACTGCTATCGGTCCATGAACTATATCTGCCGCCATATGGAGGAAACCTACGGGATCCCGTGGCTGGAGTTCAACTTCTTCGGCCCCACCCACATTGCCGAATCCTTGCGGGCCATCGCTCGGCGGTTTGACGAGACCATCCAGGCCAAAGCCGAAGCGGTGATCGCCCGCTATCAGTCTCAGAGCGAGGCGGTGATCGCCAAATATCGCCCCCGTCTCGAAGGCAAGCGGGTGATGTTGATGGTGGGTGGGTTGCGGCCCCGCCATGTCATCCCGGCCTTTCGGGATCTGGGCATGGAGGTGATCGGCACGGGCTATGAGTTTGGCCACGGCGACGACTACAAGCGCACCACCGAGTACATCGACGATGGCACCCTGATCTACGACGACGTGTCGGGCTATGAGTTTGAGGAATTTGCCAAAAAGCTCAAGCCAGATCTGATCGCCGCTGGCATTAAAGAAAAATACGTCTTCCAGAAAATGGCCCTGCCCTTCCGGCAAATGCACTCCTGGGATTATTCCGGCCCCTACCACGGCTACGACGGCTTTGCGGTGTTTGCCCGCGATATGGATCTGGCTCTGAATAGTCCCACCTGGGGGTTGGTTCAGGCCCCCTGGAAGTCTTAG
- a CDS encoding nitrogen fixation protein NifZ, whose translation MSDEQELDQRPRFELGDKVRICQPIRNDGTFVGQPMGKILALPGDEGYVVYISTFLQRFYIYAVHCLTKGFVVGCRAKELELVEKNP comes from the coding sequence ATGAGCGACGAACAGGAATTGGATCAGCGGCCTCGATTCGAACTGGGGGATAAGGTTCGCATTTGCCAGCCCATTCGCAATGATGGTACCTTTGTCGGCCAGCCGATGGGGAAAATTTTAGCCCTCCCCGGCGACGAAGGCTATGTGGTCTACATCAGCACCTTTCTGCAACGGTTTTATATCTACGCTGTCCATTGTCTGACGAAGGGTTTTGTGGTGGGGTGCCGCGCCAAAGAACTCGAGCTTGTGGAGAAAAACCCATGA
- the nifT gene encoding putative nitrogen fixation protein NifT, giving the protein MKVILHQSAYGHLMVYVPKKDLEESVVAKRLEAEQTIFTLANGWELSINNLPDPLPLPKTVEAKHVRP; this is encoded by the coding sequence ATGAAAGTCATTCTGCACCAAAGTGCCTACGGACATCTGATGGTCTATGTTCCCAAAAAAGATCTAGAAGAATCGGTTGTTGCCAAACGTTTGGAAGCAGAACAAACCATTTTTACTCTGGCTAATGGCTGGGAATTATCCATCAACAATCTGCCGGATCCCCTGCCCTTGCCCAAGACCGTAGAAGCTAAGCACGTTCGACCCTAG
- a CDS encoding OFA family MFS transporter, giving the protein MTKGDAEVSLALFGRPARQGRWLFIPLGLIVLLCLGTVYSWSIFRKPLEAELGIPAAESLLPYTFALVFYAALMPITGFVIPRWGSRRVLALGGSIVGLGYILASFANTIGWVTLSYGAVAGAGVGIAYGVPMAVVAHWLPDRKGLAVGLTIIGFGLSPLITAPLANHWIAEVGVRSTLRMLGILFGAVIVAISTQLKLPPTHWIPARAGSIPAHISGHSPILFKSQSFYGLWICYAIGTLIGLSAIGISSPVGEELIGLDPTLAASSVALFAIFNGLSRPLFGWLADRFQPHQVATGSYSLIILACGLMIFSPEGSLLSYWVAFSLFWFCLGGWLAMAPTLTLRLFNPDHYAQNYGVVFTAYGVGALTGTMLTGQLRDWLGSYSYIFYGMAVLAAFGILVANVFLKGKLNS; this is encoded by the coding sequence ATGACAAAGGGTGATGCTGAAGTCAGCCTTGCCCTATTTGGACGACCGGCTCGACAGGGCAGATGGCTCTTCATTCCCCTCGGGCTGATCGTGCTGCTGTGCCTAGGAACGGTCTATTCCTGGAGCATCTTCCGAAAGCCCCTTGAAGCAGAATTGGGGATCCCTGCCGCGGAGAGCCTGCTGCCCTACACCTTTGCCCTAGTCTTCTACGCCGCCCTGATGCCGATTACAGGGTTTGTGATCCCCCGTTGGGGATCCCGGCGGGTGCTGGCTTTGGGGGGCAGCATTGTTGGCCTGGGCTATATCCTGGCTAGCTTTGCCAACACGATTGGCTGGGTCACCCTTAGCTATGGCGCCGTTGCGGGGGCAGGGGTGGGGATCGCCTATGGGGTTCCGATGGCCGTGGTGGCCCACTGGCTGCCGGATCGCAAAGGGCTAGCGGTGGGGTTGACGATCATCGGCTTTGGCTTGTCGCCTTTGATCACCGCTCCCCTGGCCAATCATTGGATTGCAGAGGTTGGCGTTCGCTCAACCTTACGGATGCTTGGGATCCTCTTTGGGGCAGTGATTGTTGCCATATCCACCCAACTCAAGTTGCCCCCAACCCACTGGATCCCCGCTCGGGCCGGATCAATCCCCGCTCATATTTCCGGCCATTCCCCTATTCTGTTCAAAAGTCAGTCTTTTTACGGGCTGTGGATCTGCTATGCCATCGGCACCTTGATTGGGCTCAGCGCGATCGGCATCTCCAGCCCGGTTGGAGAAGAACTGATCGGCTTGGATCCCACGTTGGCCGCTAGCAGCGTGGCTCTGTTCGCCATTTTCAATGGGCTAAGTCGTCCTCTGTTCGGTTGGTTGGCGGACCGATTTCAGCCGCATCAGGTGGCCACGGGATCCTACAGCTTGATTATTCTGGCCTGTGGGCTGATGATTTTCTCGCCTGAGGGATCCCTGTTGTCTTATTGGGTGGCGTTTTCGTTGTTTTGGTTTTGTCTGGGGGGTTGGCTGGCAATGGCACCTACTCTAACCCTGCGCCTGTTTAACCCGGATCACTATGCCCAAAACTATGGGGTTGTCTTTACAGCTTATGGGGTTGGGGCGTTGACCGGGACAATGCTCACAGGCCAGCTCCGCGATTGGCTGGGCAGCTATAGTTATATCTTCTACGGGATGGCGGTCTTGGCAGCGTTCGGGATCCTGGTGGCCAACGTCTTTTTGAAGGGGAAGCTAAATAGCTAG